The Labilibaculum sp. sequence GCTGTTGGCCGGCCCGATGCCAAAACAACATAAATACCTTTCTCCTGTGCCTTCATCAGCATCTCCTTGTTTCTATCTGATATGCTGTGATCGTCGCACAAAAGCGTATCGTCCAAATCGAGGACTAACATTTTATATTTCATCTCTAACTATTTTCACCATCTCTTCATCGTAACTCCTCCATCCCCCTCACAAGATGACTTTCTAACCAGAGATATTTTAAAATTAAGCTTGCGAAAATAGAAACAATTATTGAATTCTCACAATGCTCACTATTAATTTAATAGTAAGATTAAACTGATAGCATCAGATTCCAAAAATCCAAAACTAGTAGCTATTTCTTTTGTCTAACAATTCGCAGTTTCACAGGCCTTTCAATAATATTCATTAAATTCGGCTCCTATTAGCAATAAAAACAATAACTGATGAATAATTTAGCTGCATTAAACAAGCAATCGACCAAACAGGAAGTTCTAGATGAGCTTGTAAAATTATTTACACCCTATGCGCGTAACCTTTTGGGTTCGGGAGCTGATTTTAGCTACATGAACATGTATGCCGATAATTTTCGTGATCAGATACTAAGTCAGACCAGCCTTTCGGAATATGATGTTTATACGATTTTAAACGAAGCTTGTGATCTTAGCTGGAGAAACCAAGTGAAGCAATAAAAAAGCGAAGTTGCGGACTTCGCTTTAAGTATGCATATATGTTACTGAAATTCTTCAATTTTTAAAAATCCTAAGTTTGATCTGATCTTAGAACCATTTTTTTTTCCTTTGAAATAGGTAAATGGGATGATAAAAACTTAGAATTAAAGCCAAAACAGTAATTTGAACGCGTTGCTGTAAAATTGAACGTTTCCTCTTCGGCATTGAGCAATTTGAAGACAAATAATGCTATACAAAAAACGACTTTGTATGTGAGTCAGAACTGAAATTGGAGGTTCCGGCTATACTGTTACCTCCCTTCCCACTCCTGATAAAACTGATTAAGATACTCCTGCATAAAAGCATGGCGTTTTTCGGCCATCGCTTTACCTGCATTTGTGTTCATTCTATCTTTTAACAAAAGTAATTTTTCGTAAAAGTGATTGATGGTTGGAGCATCACTATTCTTATATTCCTCTTTGCTCATATTTAGGTTGGGAGAAATGCCTGGGTTGTATATTTCGCGGTTTTTGTGTCCGCCATAGTTAAAGGTTCGGGCAATGCCTATGGCGCCAATGGCATCCATTCGGTCGGCATCCTGCACCACATCCAACTCCAGAGTTTTGAATTTTTGTGCTTCCTTGCCCCCTTTAAACGAGATGTTGTTAATGATATTCTCTACATGAAAAATAGTTTCCTCATCAACCAAGAGGGAAGTAAGAAATTCTCTGGCCAAACGTGGACCAATTTCCTCATCGCCACCATGAAATTTAGAATCGGCAATGTCGTGAAGCAAAGCACCCAGCTCTACCACAAACAAATCTACCTTTTCTGTCTTAGCTAACTCTTTTGACGATTTCCACACCCGGTAAATGTGCCACCAATCGTGCCCTCCTTCGGCATTGGCAAGCGTTTGTTTTACGAATTCAACTGTTTGAACAATTATACTTTCCTTATTCATCATTATCTATTTATCAGCTTCAATTATCTTCCTATGCATTTTACTCTTTCAGGCCACCGACCATTCTCGAAACAATTCCTTTTTGTTTTGTGAATTCTTCAAGTAAGACTCCTGCCAAATGAATTGCGATAAAAGGAATCAAGTAATAATTAGAAAGTACATGTATCCCTTCCATTGATTTTTTCAAACTTTTCGGACCCCATTCTATAAAAATTCCGGTAACTAATGAAATCAAAACACATACATAAAAAATGATGTACGTCCATTTTTGAATTTTCTCTTTTACTGATAAATTTTTATCCTGTGGATTTTGAATTTTCATTTGTCCAAAAAATGGAATCGTGAAACGAACCGCAAATAACCCAACCAATACATAACCAATGTACAAATGCCAATTCCACATTGGCTGTCGTATTTGTTTTGCTAAACGAATGAGCTGGTCATGCGATAAAGACAGATCAATACTCACCAAATAATTTTGTATAATATCTGCCACATTATTTTTATTCAACCAAGTTGATCTCAAAAATATAGTGGCTAACAACAGCAAAAAAGAAACTGCTATTGCCCAATGAATAATTCGGTAAATTTTAGAATATTCTTTATTTTCCATGGTATTTTTTTTATGATATTCGTATTACAGCCCTACATTTTAATCAATTTATTAACTGGTTTTGGGCTTCAACTTGTTCTTCAATTATCTTTCGACAAAGATTTTTCGCAAATTCCTCATCCTGATACAACTCATGTTCCTGATCCGGAATCAAATTAAGATCCAACTCCAAATCCCGAAACCACTCCACGTCAGGCTTGTATCGATCGTTGGCTCCGAAATAAAGGACACACTTACAGTCCGGCTTTTCCTTTTCGTACCTTAACCGAGTTGATGATATGGCATAAAGGGTGGAAATATTAAGGCCTTTCAACCCGGCTTTCCAGGCAATTACTCCTCCTATACTAAAGGCAAGAACAATAATGGTCTCTTTCTCCTGCAGGCCAAGTTTGTACACTCCACGATCAATTCCTCCATTCACAAACCGGGCATGAAGCCGCCCTTCCGTATTATCCGACAAATCAAGATCAACCAATTTACGGGAATCGAAGTATTCTATTTCGAAGCATGGGTTCAATATCTTTTGATAAGAATGCATCCATCCCGCTTCTTCAAATCCCCACAAATCAGATAATATGATAAGTCTTTTCTTCATGTTGCAGTTAATTTTTGCAGTAGCTGAAGATAAGGAAAATTGTATTCTGGAAGTAAGGAAAAAGTTTAAAAATAAAGCTCATTTTACTGCTGTATTTCGCAATGTTTTAAAAATTCCTCAACTTTGCTTTTCTTAAACCAGCCTTATGCTCGATAAAAAACTGCAAATTTCAAACAAGCCAGCACCTGATCAATTGCTCTTAAAAGAACAAATTGAAGCTTTACGGAAAGAATTGGAATTCATCGAGCAAAAAACAATTGCTTTTGAAACCCTGTTGCGTACCAGTTTGGCTGATGTATTAATTGAGGAGCAAGAATTGAGGATTATCTATAAAAAATTAAAGCAAGCCAAAAAGGAAAAAAGGCTGGAACAAAAAAAGCGCGGTAAGAATTACAAAGAACCGATCGGAATTAAACCTATCAGCACGACTGCAGTAAACAAAACTTCAAACAAGGAGGAACAAAAGGAAATTAAGCGCCTGTATCGGGAAGCTATGCTTCATGTTCATCCCGATAAATTTTCGATGAACGAAGAGAAAATTGATCTCGCAACGGAAATAACCAGCCAGCTAATTGATATTTACAAATCGGGTAACCTGCATGAACTTCAACAATACCATGCGCATATTTTTAGTGGCAATGCTCTCAATCAGGAAATTAAAGTTCTTCCTAAGGGAATAAAAATAATCGCTCAGAATTCTTATCTGAAAAAAGAAAAAGAACATTTGGAAGAATTGTTGCTTACTGCAAAAAACAGACATACTTACAAAGTATTGACTGAATATTCTGATCCGCTCCTTTTTGTTGAAGAATTGAAGGTTTACTATGCCGATAAAATTGCAAAATTAAGGAAGCGTACCAGGAAGGCCGTCTGGAAATGAAAAATCCCAACAGAACAATATCGTCCTATTGGGATTTCCCTTCAAATCTCATTCTATGCAGACACGCCATGGCATGTCCCTGCAGTTAAAAAATTAATAACCGATTCCAGCAGCCATAATGTTGTTCGGATCGAAAGCATGGCATGGTGTTACGCCGTGCACCATATCGCATTTCGGACAATGTCCTTCAAATTCTTCCATCGTGAAGGTTTCCTTACAACCATGGCATTCAATATCCAAAGGCATTGGCATTAATTGCTGTGCAAAACCCATCATTCTTACTTTGTCAACTACTTGTTGTCCGTTCTCGAAACTTCCTGCGCATCCGTCATGCATAATTTTATCCTCCTGTTTTTTCAGATCTGAGATTGGAGATTTGAGATCTGAGATCCCGTCCAATTTCAACATCTTATTTTATATTTTTAATTCTTATTCAATATTATCAGTAAACGAAATGATTATTGTAAATCATCTCAAATCTCCTTTAAAATCCAATGTCTTCCTTTTTAATGATTTCACCATTACGAAGTCTTGTTCTCATGTTTTGAACCACAGCATCCATACGCTCCAAATCAACCAATAGCATTCTCTCCTCATCACTGGTTTCGATCACTTTATGAATTCCACCATTTTTTATTACGATTCTTTTGTCGCCCATTAAGGCCAAAATAGGATCATGAGTAGCCATTAAAACAATTTTTTCTTCGCCAATCAGCAAGTCAAGTGCTTTTTTACGGTCGATACCGGCATTCTCAATCTCATCAATCAAAATAATCGGCGACTTACTCAAAATAGCAGTATCAGCAATCATTAATGCTCTCGATTGTCCGCCACTCAAACTTGTAATAGGAGTGGTTAACTCAAACTTTTCTCCGGCAAGCTTATTTGCTTCTTCAATTATCTTGGCAATAAGACCTTCAACATCCTCAACCAATCTACTTTGTGCATGTAATTCTAAAAACTCATAAACAGATAAATCCATTACAAAGTTCATATTCTGCGAAAGCTGTGCAACCAATTTATGTCCTGAACTTACCCGCCATTTTTTGTCTCCCATTTCTTCATTCACCAAAATGGTTCGTGAAGTCGGAGTATCATTTTGTGCTACCCATTCAATATCAGCAAGCAATCTACTTTTACCCGATCCGGTTGGTCCAACAATACAAACAATCTCGCTTTTGCTGATCTTTAATTCTCTAAACTTCTCTGCTTCACCAGATTTATTGGTTCCGGGAAGAATGGTAATGCTATGAACTCCGTCATCTACATCTTCACCCAAAAACTCCAACATTTGTGAAATATAAATAGTCATCGAATTCAAAAGCTGATCTCTATCAATGGCTCTGTTTTCCGCCTCTTCCTCATCATCTAAAAACTTCAGATAATCGATTAACTTTTCGTTGATCTGTCCATTAACCTGCAATGTATTTTCTTCGAAAAACCCCGGGAGAAATGGATATTGCTCGAATAAATCGGCAATTGTTTTTTGTTGTATATCTTGAACTGTGATCATGTTTCTGCTTTTGTAATTGTTATATCGCTTTCAACAAGCCTCTTCCCTTAAAAAAGGAGCAAGTCCTTATTTTGCTTTCGCATCTTCGAATCGATATCTTCCCTTTCAGAGGAAGTGCCGACAGGCGAAGGGGTGGACTCAACTTGGCGCTTTCAGCTATTACTACTTTACTTTTCGCCCTTCTTGTCGCTCATATCTATCTTTCTCACATTACCCATTTGGTAACTTTCTCCAATTCTGGTTTCGCCCAAACAGTATGAACAAAGTGCTGATGGCATTGAGAATCGTAATTTTTCACCCACCAAAGTCTTTATTTCAACTTTCTCATCGTAAAGCAAAGTGCTTAATTCATAAGCTCCCTGACCCGTTAAACCATTTATGTGCATAATACTTGCTCCAGGATTCACCTGATTTACTCTCGATGCAAACACTTCTCTTTCAGCCTGTGATACAATATCACCTTTTGTAATAATCACGATATCGGAACTCTTTAACATCGGACCAATTTTCTTTGGGGTGTTAATTCCACTTAAGTTATCGATAACACAAACAGCTGTAATACTTTTTACATAGGGCGAACAACGGTTACACAATCCGGCACTTTCCGTGATCAGTAAATCGAGTCCTTCCTTAATTCCCCATTGGGTTACCTCTTCAATATTACTTACAAAATAATGATCCGGACAAAGTGAACCTGACAATCCCTTTTTCACCTTCACGCCAGCCTTTTCATACAAAATATCATCATCGGTATAAAGGCAGTCAAATTTTACCACACCAACTTCTAATCCTCGCTTCTTTAACGAATCAATAGTCTTTAAAATCACTGCTGTTTTTCCTGATGATGGAGGTCCTGAAACTGTAACTAAGTTCATATCTGATTATTTTAAAATCTGCAATTTTAGTAATACTACTTCTGAGGCATATAATTCAACGGTCCCAAATTAGCAAACGATTCATCCTGTATGGACTTATTAAAAATGCGCTCACATTTCTTTATTAAAGCACCAATATCGTTACTGTTAATGTAATCCCAACCCAACCACATAAATTTATTCTCTGCAGGTAATCGATTATCCACCTCAGGATTAATACTTGGAAACAAACCTTGATGTGAAAGAATCTCTCCTACCACTTTCGAGGCAAAGAAATCAATAACAGGCTGCGTTTTCTCCAATTTATCTTTCTTGGTCAACATGAAAATCGGACTAATAATAGCTCCGTCTTCGGGCCAAACAGCAACCATTGGACCGCCAACTTTCACCATTTTTGTAAAAAAATAAGGCATAATTGTTATTGCAGGGCGAACGTTCTTTTTGGTGTGGGATTTCACCATTTGTGCAGGATGCATACTCTCCAATAAACAAGCTCCTAAGCCTCTTACTCCTACTTCTCCGTACGCTTTATAAATGTGTAACAGCATTGAGTTGAACAAATCAAAATCGCTGATTGGCAAACTTACGCTGCGCTTAAATTCCGGCTTGAAAATATCTGCCCATGTGCGGGGCACTGATCGATCTCCTAATTCCGCCGTGTTTACCAAAAAAACGGCAGGCACTACACCAATCATAGAATAATGTCCCTGCGGATCTTTCAATGAAATCTCATCATTATCAAAATCTTTATTCAATCTCCCGAAACCAGTACTGTCTTTAAAAACCCCTTGCTTTTTAAATTTCCCCATCAATTTATCATCGAAGAATAAATCAAAACCGGCAGAAATAAATACATCCGCTAAATTATCGGTGTTTTCCTGATTAATCACATCATCAATTAACCAATCCAATCCCATCGAAGCTGCTTTCAAGTCATATACAATTTCATTTTCATGCTCCTTCTCATACTCTTCAATGAAAGCATCAATCCCTTCCACCAAAGGAATTCGAACCGGACAAGGCAACAAACCCTGAACATGAATTGAGTCCTCTTTTTGCTCTTTGCTGTTTTGATTCAAGTCACCATCAACCTGATTTCTTGCAGAATCAATACTTTCTATCAACAAGGCAGAAAAAGTATCCACATTTAATTTCTTCATTTTTAAAGCCAATTCCAAAGAAAGAGATTTACCAAAGGTTGTTCTCTTCTCTTCATCCTCTAACTGTTTGAATCCATTTGAAACAAAAATTTTAATTGTCTCAGGGTATTTTGTACAAATATCAAACAAACTATCCGTGGTCTTAAAATACTGATTCTCCATTTT is a genomic window containing:
- a CDS encoding ATP-binding cassette domain-containing protein; translation: MITVQDIQQKTIADLFEQYPFLPGFFEENTLQVNGQINEKLIDYLKFLDDEEEAENRAIDRDQLLNSMTIYISQMLEFLGEDVDDGVHSITILPGTNKSGEAEKFRELKISKSEIVCIVGPTGSGKSRLLADIEWVAQNDTPTSRTILVNEEMGDKKWRVSSGHKLVAQLSQNMNFVMDLSVYEFLELHAQSRLVEDVEGLIAKIIEEANKLAGEKFELTTPITSLSGGQSRALMIADTAILSKSPIILIDEIENAGIDRKKALDLLIGEEKIVLMATHDPILALMGDKRIVIKNGGIHKVIETSDEERMLLVDLERMDAVVQNMRTRLRNGEIIKKEDIGF
- a CDS encoding cytochrome b/b6 domain-containing protein; translation: MENKEYSKIYRIIHWAIAVSFLLLLATIFLRSTWLNKNNVADIIQNYLVSIDLSLSHDQLIRLAKQIRQPMWNWHLYIGYVLVGLFAVRFTIPFFGQMKIQNPQDKNLSVKEKIQKWTYIIFYVCVLISLVTGIFIEWGPKSLKKSMEGIHVLSNYYLIPFIAIHLAGVLLEEFTKQKGIVSRMVGGLKE
- a CDS encoding HD domain-containing protein; amino-acid sequence: MMNKESIIVQTVEFVKQTLANAEGGHDWWHIYRVWKSSKELAKTEKVDLFVVELGALLHDIADSKFHGGDEEIGPRLAREFLTSLLVDEETIFHVENIINNISFKGGKEAQKFKTLELDVVQDADRMDAIGAIGIARTFNYGGHKNREIYNPGISPNLNMSKEEYKNSDAPTINHFYEKLLLLKDRMNTNAGKAMAEKRHAFMQEYLNQFYQEWEGR
- a CDS encoding GTP-binding protein, yielding MNLVTVSGPPSSGKTAVILKTIDSLKKRGLEVGVVKFDCLYTDDDILYEKAGVKVKKGLSGSLCPDHYFVSNIEEVTQWGIKEGLDLLITESAGLCNRCSPYVKSITAVCVIDNLSGINTPKKIGPMLKSSDIVIITKGDIVSQAEREVFASRVNQVNPGASIMHINGLTGQGAYELSTLLYDEKVEIKTLVGEKLRFSMPSALCSYCLGETRIGESYQMGNVRKIDMSDKKGEK
- a CDS encoding ABC transporter substrate-binding protein; protein product: MENQYFKTTDSLFDICTKYPETIKIFVSNGFKQLEDEEKRTTFGKSLSLELALKMKKLNVDTFSALLIESIDSARNQVDGDLNQNSKEQKEDSIHVQGLLPCPVRIPLVEGIDAFIEEYEKEHENEIVYDLKAASMGLDWLIDDVINQENTDNLADVFISAGFDLFFDDKLMGKFKKQGVFKDSTGFGRLNKDFDNDEISLKDPQGHYSMIGVVPAVFLVNTAELGDRSVPRTWADIFKPEFKRSVSLPISDFDLFNSMLLHIYKAYGEVGVRGLGACLLESMHPAQMVKSHTKKNVRPAITIMPYFFTKMVKVGGPMVAVWPEDGAIISPIFMLTKKDKLEKTQPVIDFFASKVVGEILSHQGLFPSINPEVDNRLPAENKFMWLGWDYINSNDIGALIKKCERIFNKSIQDESFANLGPLNYMPQK